In Rhodococcus pseudokoreensis, the DNA window AACGCGATGCCGAGACCGCGTGGTTGGCGGAGCCGTCGAAGGGGCCGCTGCAGGAATCGCTGCGGCAGTTGCAGGGCGCGTTCGAGAAGTTCTGGCGCAAACAGACCCGCTACCCGCAATTCAAGAAGAAGGGGCAGTCGAAGGATTCGGCGACGTACTTCTCGAACTGCTTCACGTACCGGGGCGGGCAGCTCCGGTTGGCCAAGCAGTCCGAATCCCTGGATATTCGGTGGTCGAGGCCGCTTCCGGAGGGGGCTGTGCCGTCGCAGGTGACGGTGTCGCGTAATGCTCGCGGTCAGTACCACATTTCGATCCTCGTCGAGGACACGATCACCGAACTCGATCCGGTCGATCGGGTGGTCGGGCTCGATGCCGGGATCACGAGCCTGTACACGCTCTCGACGGGGGAGAAGATCACCAACCCGCGACACGAGCGCAGGGACCGTGAGCGGTTGGCGAAGGCGCAGCGGATGCTGGCCAAGAAGCAGAAAGGATCGCGTAACCGGGCCAAGGCCCGACTGAAGGTCGCGACGATTCATGGCCGGATCGCTGATCGGCGTCGCGATTATCTGCACAAAGTCTCCACTCGACTGGTGCGCGAAAACCAAGTGATCGCCGTCGAGGATCTGAGTGTGCGGAATATGGTGAAGAATCGGTCGTTGTCGCGGGCGATCTCGGATGCGGGTTGGTCGGAGTTCCGGTCGATGCTCGAGTACAAGGCCGTCTGGTATGGGCGGCGGGTGGTGGCGGTCGATCGGTTCTGTCCGTCGTCGAAGACCTGCTCGGTGTGCGGGGCGGTCGCCTCGTCGATGCCGCTGAACGTGCGGGAGTGGACGTGCCGATGCGGCGTCGTCCACGACCGGGATGTGAACGCGGCGAGGAACATTTTGGCCGTCGGACTGACGGTGGCAGCCTGCGGAGACGGTGTGAGACCACCCCGCACCTAAGTGTGGGGAGGCGACTGTCGGTGAAACAGGAACCTTGGGACGTGAGTCTCGCGGGGAATCTCGGTCGTTCACGGCCGAGAGGAAGTCAAGATGCAGTTCGCGACGTACTACGACGGGGACGGCGGGCCGCTCGGGGACGGCGGCTTCTCCGCCCGCGGCGCCGCGATGGCGCACCTCGCCACCGGCCGCCCGGTGTATGCGCGGCTGGACCGGGCCCGGCCCGACATCCGCGCGGCCATTCGCACGTCGCAACCGAATTACTTTCTGCCGCTGGACAAGGCGGGCATCGACCCGTTCACCCAGAAATATCCCGTGCGGGCGGTGCTGGAGGGGACGGTGCGCGGGACCGGAGGCATCCGGATCACCGGCACCGACTGCGCCAGTGACGTTCCCGGCCTGTTCGCGGCCGGCGACGCCGCCACCCGCGAGTTGATCACCGGCGGCCGCAGCGGCGGTGGCAGTCACAACGGGGCCTGGGCGATCTCGTCGGGAACGTGGGCGGGCGCCGGTGCTGCCCGGTTCGCGCGGGGGCGTCCGGGCTGCGCGGCCCGTCCGCCCGGCGGCAAGCGTCGCGCGCCATCGTCGGACTGGTCCAGGAGCACACCCTCCCGCTGCGGCGCAGTTACCGGCGCAGCGCGGCGAGCCTGCAGGACAGCGTGATCGCCCTCGACGAAGCCTGGTCGGGTGCCGCCGATCTGCTCGGCGGGAGCGAACGGGAACTGCTGCAGGCACGCTCGGCGGCCGCGATGCTCGCCGCGGCCCGGTGGGCGACCCACTCCGCGCTGGCGCGGACCGAGACCCGGGGCATGCACGTGCGCACCGACCTGCCCGACACGGATCCGGCGCAGACCCGTCGCCTGCTGTCGGGCGGACTGGGCGAAGTGTGGGTGCGGCCGGAACACGGCGCCGCCGAGACCAGGACGGTGGCGTCGTGATCGAGGTCGTCCTCGCCGACCGGTGCGTGCAGTGCGACATCTGCATCAAGGTCTGCCCGACGGATGTGTTCGCACCCGTGAGTACTTCCTAACCGCCGGCGGTTAACAAGTACTCACGGGGGTGGCCCTGCGGATGAACCGGCCGATCTCACGGATGGCGCGGGTGCCCTCGGGGAGCAGTCCGGCGGCGGCCTGGAAGACGTGCACCTGCCGCTCCCACACCTGCAGTTCGCACGGCACCCCGGCCTGGGACAGCCGCTCGGACATCAGTTCCGCGTCGACGTACACCATTTCCTGCGACCCGGTCTGGATCAGCGCAGGCGGCATGGAGGCGAGGGAGCCGTCCACGGGGGACGTGGACGGCTCGTGCCCGCCCCTTGTGTCCAGGCGTTCGATCAGCCTGGACAGGGCACCGACCGCGCGTTTGGGGAAGACGGCGCAGAGGTCGGCGTTGGGATGGGCCAGCTTGTTCACCGGGTCGAGGTCGGTGAGCGGCGACAGTGCGACGTCGGCGGCTGGCCGCGGCAACCCCTGCCGCAGCGCTTCGAGCGTCACCATGAACGTCAGGAATCCGCCCGCCGAGTCGCCGGCGACGACGATGCGGTCCGCGGTGTAGCCGTGCGCGAGCAGCCACCGGTACCCGTCGACACCGTCCTCGACGGCCGCCCGGATGGGGTTCCGCGGGATCATCCGGTACTCGACGTTCAGCGTCGACGCCTGGGACTCCGCCGAGATCCGGGACACCATCTGGCGGTGCGAGTTGATCCCGCAGCACAGGAACGCCCCGCCGTGGAGGTAGAGGATCGCCCGGTCGCCGAGCTCACCGGGCGGCCGGATCCATTCGGCGCGGCAGTGCGGCAGCCGGACGGGCCGGCGCTGGGTTCCGCGGATGGGGCCGAGCGAGTACCCGAACAGGTCGACGACTCCGGTGGGCCACGGCAGTTCGGGGTAGCGTGCCCACCCGTCGAGGAACGGCCGGACCGTGCGGCGGAGGGTGTGTGCGAGGGCCGCCGACTGCAGGCTGGTCCCGGCGAACTCCCGCCGCGTCACCGGGAGCGGTGACGGGCAGAAATCGTAAGTCGCAGTGCTCATTGTCTGCCTCCGTTCCGGCCTCGGTGCCCTTCGACGTGCTGCCTTCAGGTTTGCCACCTCTTTGCGCCGTACGGTCTACATCGAAGTAGGTCGCACGGACGCTACGCCCGACGTAGCATCCAGGCGGAAGTCGTAATGGGATAGTGACCGAGCGGGGGTGAA includes these proteins:
- a CDS encoding RNA-guided endonuclease InsQ/TnpB family protein; this encodes MAGRVVKRAFKYRFYPTAVQAEQLARTFGCTRYVYNRALAERTRAWSQEQRRITYSDTSTMLTGWKRDAETAWLAEPSKGPLQESLRQLQGAFEKFWRKQTRYPQFKKKGQSKDSATYFSNCFTYRGGQLRLAKQSESLDIRWSRPLPEGAVPSQVTVSRNARGQYHISILVEDTITELDPVDRVVGLDAGITSLYTLSTGEKITNPRHERRDRERLAKAQRMLAKKQKGSRNRAKARLKVATIHGRIADRRRDYLHKVSTRLVRENQVIAVEDLSVRNMVKNRSLSRAISDAGWSEFRSMLEYKAVWYGRRVVAVDRFCPSSKTCSVCGAVASSMPLNVREWTCRCGVVHDRDVNAARNILAVGLTVAACGDGVRPPRT
- a CDS encoding FAD-binding protein, with protein sequence MQFATYYDGDGGPLGDGGFSARGAAMAHLATGRPVYARLDRARPDIRAAIRTSQPNYFLPLDKAGIDPFTQKYPVRAVLEGTVRGTGGIRITGTDCASDVPGLFAAGDAATRELITGGRSGGGSHNGAWAISSGTWAGAGAARFARGRPGCAARPPGGKRRAPSSDWSRSTPSRCGAVTGAARRACRTA
- a CDS encoding 4Fe-4S binding protein; translation: MIEVVLADRCVQCDICIKVCPTDVFAPVSTS
- a CDS encoding alpha/beta hydrolase, with product MSTATYDFCPSPLPVTRREFAGTSLQSAALAHTLRRTVRPFLDGWARYPELPWPTGVVDLFGYSLGPIRGTQRRPVRLPHCRAEWIRPPGELGDRAILYLHGGAFLCCGINSHRQMVSRISAESQASTLNVEYRMIPRNPIRAAVEDGVDGYRWLLAHGYTADRIVVAGDSAGGFLTFMVTLEALRQGLPRPAADVALSPLTDLDPVNKLAHPNADLCAVFPKRAVGALSRLIERLDTRGGHEPSTSPVDGSLASMPPALIQTGSQEMVYVDAELMSERLSQAGVPCELQVWERQVHVFQAAAGLLPEGTRAIREIGRFIRRATPVSTC